CATGTGAACCATTGACATCATCAAACATCAAACAACTTACCAAAAGTATAATTCCTATAAAATACCATACCCATGTTGTTGTTGAATTCACCCAACTTTTTTTAAAACAACGTGTTAAAAAAATCATAAAGCCAAAACCACTAATAACAAATATGCCCTGTTTAATCATATTCATTGTTGCATATGTAGGTCCATATTTAACCGTTTGTCCAATAGAAGCACTACCTATCATAACAATTCCATAAATAGTCAAAATAACAGCACATGCATAGATTGTTTTATCAACACCACGACTTTTAAAAATTCTTTTGATAAGACTAATCATCGCATGTCAATCCAATCATTGTCTTTTGATTTTTGAAAAACTTTATATATAGAATAATGTGAGACTTTCTCAAAAGCAGCATCGATTTGCTTTTGTTCACTTTTAGAATCAACAATATATGTAAATTGACGATAACAATTCATAAACTCTTCTTTTGATATGCCTTCTTCATAAGCCTTTTCTACTGCATTATATAAAGCCATCACATCAATAATCTCTTGTGTACTCCAATAAGGATCTAATGGATAATCATACATTTCTATCACTTCCTTTGTCTTTCCTATTATACATGATATTACATAAAAATAAAATAAGAATTGGGTAGAAACACTAGCAATTTTGTAAAACAGGAATATGTTAAATTGAAAGGAGGGAATTCAATGAACTCTTGTTATAATTATGGTGGCTGTGGATGTAACAGCTATATGCCAACATTTGCCTGCAACCCATTTGGTTGTGGTGGATGTCAATCTTACCCAACAATGAATTATGGTTGTGGTGGATTTGGTGGCGGAAGTGGATGTACTTGGTTCGCTATCGTATTAGTTGTCTTCTTATTGCTTATCATCTGTGGATGTACAAAAATGTGCTAAACAAAATAAAAAATATGCTAGATTTCTAGCATATTTTTTATTTTTATGATAATATAATCCATGCGAGGTGAAATGACAATGTTACTAATGAAAGATATAATTGATGATCATCATCCCCTTATTCGAGAAATTTCAAAACCAGTAGAAATGCCTTTAAGTCAAGAGGATGAACAATTATTGCGTGATATGCATGAATTCCTAGTGAATTCTCAAGATGAAGAAATGTCTGAAAAGTATCAGATAAGACCTGCTGTTGGAATAGCCGCTGTTCAGGTAGGTGTCTTAAAAAGGATGTGTGCTATTCATGTTCTTACATATGATGATGAAGGAAATATTAAAAAAACTGATGACTATGGTTTGGTAAATCCAAAAATTGTTGCTTATACGGAAAAAAAATCATATCTTAAAGATGGTGAAGGTTGTTTAAGTGTCAATGATGATGTTGACGGTTATGTTCCCCGTTATGCAAAAGTGACAGTTAAAGGATATGATATTTTTCAAAAACAGGATATAACAATTGTTGCAAGAGGTTTTTTATCTATCTGTTTACAACATGAGTTAGATCATTTTGATGGAAAATTATTTTACG
Above is a genomic segment from Candidatus Stoquefichus sp. SB1 containing:
- a CDS encoding UPF0223 family protein, which translates into the protein MYDYPLDPYWSTQEIIDVMALYNAVEKAYEEGISKEEFMNCYRQFTYIVDSKSEQKQIDAAFEKVSHYSIYKVFQKSKDNDWIDMR
- the def gene encoding peptide deformylase, with protein sequence MLLMKDIIDDHHPLIREISKPVEMPLSQEDEQLLRDMHEFLVNSQDEEMSEKYQIRPAVGIAAVQVGVLKRMCAIHVLTYDDEGNIKKTDDYGLVNPKIVAYTEKKSYLKDGEGCLSVNDDVDGYVPRYAKVTVKGYDIFQKQDITIVARGFLSICLQHELDHFDGKLFYDHIDKEHPKAPIPNAMVVE